Proteins found in one Cervus canadensis isolate Bull #8, Minnesota chromosome 24, ASM1932006v1, whole genome shotgun sequence genomic segment:
- the RPE gene encoding ribulose-phosphate 3-epimerase isoform X2 — MASGCRIGPSILNSDLASLGAECLRMLDSGADYLHLDVMDGHFVPNITFGHPVVESLRKQLGQDPFFDMHMMVSRPEQWVKPMAVAGANQYTFHLEAADNPGALIKDIRENGMKVGLAIKPGTSVEYLAPWANQIDMALVMTVEPGFGGQKFMEDMMPKVHWLRTQFPSLDIEVDGGVGPDTIHKCAEAGANMIVSGSAIMRSEDPRSVINLLRNVCSEAAQKRSLDR; from the exons ATGGCGTCTGGTTGCAGGATTGGCCCATCCATCCTCAACAGTGACCTGGCTAGTTTAGGGGCCGAGTGCCTCCGGATGCTGGACTCTGGGGCCGATTATCTGCACCTGGATGTAATGGACGG GCATTTTGTTCCCAACATCACCTTTGGTCACCCTGTGGTAGAAAGCCTCCGAAAGCAGCTAGGCCAGGACCCTTTCTTTG ACATGCACATGATGGTGTCCAGGCCGGAACAGTGGGTGAAACCAATGGCTGTAGCAGGAGCCAATCAATATACCTTTCATCTCGAGGCTGCTGACAACCCAGGAGCTTTGATCAAAGACATTCGGGAGAACGGAATGAAG GTTGGCCTTGCTATCAAACCAGGAACTTCAGTTGAGTATTTGGCACCATGGGCTAATCAAATAGATATGGCCTTGGTTATGACAGTGGAACCTGGGTTTGGAGGGCAGAAATTCATGGAAGATATGATGCCAAAG GTTCATTGGTTGAGGACCCAGTTCCCATCTTTGGACATTGAGGTGGATGGGGGAGTAGGTCCTGACACCATCCATAAGTGCGCAGAG GCAGGAGCTAACATGATTGTGTCTGGCAGTGCCATTATGAGGAGTGAAGACCCCAGATCTGTGATCAACCTGTTAAGAAACGTTTGCTCAGAAGCTGCTCAGAAACGTTCTCTTGATCGATGA
- the RPE gene encoding ribulose-phosphate 3-epimerase isoform X1, producing MASGCRIGPSILNSDLASLGAECLRMLDSGADYLHLDAPCSSGRHFVPNITFGHPVVESLRKQLGQDPFFDMHMMVSRPEQWVKPMAVAGANQYTFHLEAADNPGALIKDIRENGMKVGLAIKPGTSVEYLAPWANQIDMALVMTVEPGFGGQKFMEDMMPKVHWLRTQFPSLDIEVDGGVGPDTIHKCAEAGANMIVSGSAIMRSEDPRSVINLLRNVCSEAAQKRSLDR from the exons ATGGCGTCTGGTTGCAGGATTGGCCCATCCATCCTCAACAGTGACCTGGCTAGTTTAGGGGCCGAGTGCCTCCGGATGCTGGACTCTGGGGCCGATTATCTGCACCTGGAT GCACCCTGCTCTTCAGGGAG GCATTTTGTTCCCAACATCACCTTTGGTCACCCTGTGGTAGAAAGCCTCCGAAAGCAGCTAGGCCAGGACCCTTTCTTTG ACATGCACATGATGGTGTCCAGGCCGGAACAGTGGGTGAAACCAATGGCTGTAGCAGGAGCCAATCAATATACCTTTCATCTCGAGGCTGCTGACAACCCAGGAGCTTTGATCAAAGACATTCGGGAGAACGGAATGAAG GTTGGCCTTGCTATCAAACCAGGAACTTCAGTTGAGTATTTGGCACCATGGGCTAATCAAATAGATATGGCCTTGGTTATGACAGTGGAACCTGGGTTTGGAGGGCAGAAATTCATGGAAGATATGATGCCAAAG GTTCATTGGTTGAGGACCCAGTTCCCATCTTTGGACATTGAGGTGGATGGGGGAGTAGGTCCTGACACCATCCATAAGTGCGCAGAG GCAGGAGCTAACATGATTGTGTCTGGCAGTGCCATTATGAGGAGTGAAGACCCCAGATCTGTGATCAACCTGTTAAGAAACGTTTGCTCAGAAGCTGCTCAGAAACGTTCTCTTGATCGATGA
- the RPE gene encoding ribulose-phosphate 3-epimerase isoform X3 — protein sequence MHFVPNITFGHPVVESLRKQLGQDPFFDMHMMVSRPEQWVKPMAVAGANQYTFHLEAADNPGALIKDIRENGMKVGLAIKPGTSVEYLAPWANQIDMALVMTVEPGFGGQKFMEDMMPKVHWLRTQFPSLDIEVDGGVGPDTIHKCAEAGANMIVSGSAIMRSEDPRSVINLLRNVCSEAAQKRSLDR from the exons AT GCATTTTGTTCCCAACATCACCTTTGGTCACCCTGTGGTAGAAAGCCTCCGAAAGCAGCTAGGCCAGGACCCTTTCTTTG ACATGCACATGATGGTGTCCAGGCCGGAACAGTGGGTGAAACCAATGGCTGTAGCAGGAGCCAATCAATATACCTTTCATCTCGAGGCTGCTGACAACCCAGGAGCTTTGATCAAAGACATTCGGGAGAACGGAATGAAG GTTGGCCTTGCTATCAAACCAGGAACTTCAGTTGAGTATTTGGCACCATGGGCTAATCAAATAGATATGGCCTTGGTTATGACAGTGGAACCTGGGTTTGGAGGGCAGAAATTCATGGAAGATATGATGCCAAAG GTTCATTGGTTGAGGACCCAGTTCCCATCTTTGGACATTGAGGTGGATGGGGGAGTAGGTCCTGACACCATCCATAAGTGCGCAGAG GCAGGAGCTAACATGATTGTGTCTGGCAGTGCCATTATGAGGAGTGAAGACCCCAGATCTGTGATCAACCTGTTAAGAAACGTTTGCTCAGAAGCTGCTCAGAAACGTTCTCTTGATCGATGA
- the RPE gene encoding ribulose-phosphate 3-epimerase isoform X4, translating into MHMMVSRPEQWVKPMAVAGANQYTFHLEAADNPGALIKDIRENGMKVGLAIKPGTSVEYLAPWANQIDMALVMTVEPGFGGQKFMEDMMPKVHWLRTQFPSLDIEVDGGVGPDTIHKCAEAGANMIVSGSAIMRSEDPRSVINLLRNVCSEAAQKRSLDR; encoded by the exons ATGCACATGATGGTGTCCAGGCCGGAACAGTGGGTGAAACCAATGGCTGTAGCAGGAGCCAATCAATATACCTTTCATCTCGAGGCTGCTGACAACCCAGGAGCTTTGATCAAAGACATTCGGGAGAACGGAATGAAG GTTGGCCTTGCTATCAAACCAGGAACTTCAGTTGAGTATTTGGCACCATGGGCTAATCAAATAGATATGGCCTTGGTTATGACAGTGGAACCTGGGTTTGGAGGGCAGAAATTCATGGAAGATATGATGCCAAAG GTTCATTGGTTGAGGACCCAGTTCCCATCTTTGGACATTGAGGTGGATGGGGGAGTAGGTCCTGACACCATCCATAAGTGCGCAGAG GCAGGAGCTAACATGATTGTGTCTGGCAGTGCCATTATGAGGAGTGAAGACCCCAGATCTGTGATCAACCTGTTAAGAAACGTTTGCTCAGAAGCTGCTCAGAAACGTTCTCTTGATCGATGA